In Rhipicephalus microplus isolate Deutch F79 chromosome 9, USDA_Rmic, whole genome shotgun sequence, one genomic interval encodes:
- the LOC142772256 gene encoding phospholipid-transporting ATPase ABCA3-like — protein MDEPTSNMDPDGRREMWDLLLKIRRSSSIFLTTQHLDEADVLGDRVIIMANGQIRCGGSPTFLKHRFGTGYHMKVLKLPRCNVAGIQELLRRYAPKARLESDSDNEAVFILGQIISSRKAATMFMDIEQRSADLGIASVGLAVTSLEDVLLKVGEDQHIHGKTATMANEETPEVDAKMPIVKTIASTTAIEPSLCGRVWAVVLKRATYVWRQKKIPLFSWLLPPLMLSLLFFLEYVSLRGSGQDVEHVGDTVRYTFHELIGHTQVSQV, from the exons ATGGACGAGCCAACGTCGAACATGGACCCCGACGGCCGGCGCGAGATGTGGGACTTGCTCCTGAAGATTCGCCGCAGCTCTTCCATCTTCCTCACCACTCAGCACCTGGACGAAGCTGACGTGCTCGGGGACCGCGTCATCATCATGGCCAACGGACAAATAAG GTGTGGCGGCTCACCGACGTTTCTGAAGCATCGCTTCGGTACAGGGTACCACATGAAGGTCCTCAAGCTTCCACGTTGCAACGTGGCGGGCATTCAGGAGCTGCTGCGCAGGTACGCGCCCAAGGCCCGCCTGGAGAGCGACTCTGACAACGAGGCAGTCTTCATCCTGGGACAGATCATTTCGTCACGAAAGGCCGCCACCATGTTCATG GACATTGAACAGCGCAGTGCGGACCTGGGCATAGCGTCGGTGGGGCTCGCCGTGACCTCCTTAGAGGACGTGCTTTTGAAAGTGGGTGAAGACCAGCACATTCATGGCAAGACCGCGACCATGGCCAACGAGGAGACTCCGGAAGTTGACGCCAAGA TGCCCATAGTGAAGACAATTGCTAGCACGACAGCCATCGAGCCTTCCCTGTGCGGCCGCGTCTGGGCCGTGGTTCTCAAGAGGGCCACGTACGTGTGGCGCCAGAAGAAGATCCCGCTGTTCAGCTGGCTGCTGCCGCCGCTCATGCTGTCGCTCCTCTTCTTCCTCGAGTACGTCAGCCTTCGCGGCAGCGGACAGGACGTGGAGCACGTCGGCGACACCGTCCGCTACACCTTCCACGAGCTGATCGGACACACGCAGGTGAGCCAGGTTTGA